Proteins co-encoded in one Conger conger chromosome 4, fConCon1.1, whole genome shotgun sequence genomic window:
- the LOC133126383 gene encoding tripartite motif-containing protein 16-like protein — protein MCSFYQTYSSCGSIDLLFKKHGGSLYNKSPCTLGGVLYEFYELQKVCSLSTVPALLSLASVQHHSSCSCGQNQGVPPSLSHTVSEKTIGGTKRNSALNSRDQEKAEVSRAEGLLERQEQEIAELRRRDAELKHLSHTEDHIHFLQSCQSLCVPPGPGDLPSITVSPHISFEAARKSVSELKERLEDVCQGQLLKMAESVKEVHIVELRTREDFLQYYCHLTLDPNTASNCLYLPEGNREANRLRELQSYPIYLSF, from the exons ATGTGTAGTTTTTATCAaacatattccagctgtggaTCAATTGACCTTCTCTTTAAAAAACATGGTGGATCTCTCTATAACAAAAGTCCATGCACCCTGGGAGGTGTGTTATATGAGTTTTATGAGCTGCAGaaagtctgctctctctctacagtccctgctctgctcagcctggcctcagtccaacaccactcctcctgcagctgtgggcAGAACCAGggagtccctccctctctctctcacacagtttCAGAGAAAACAATTGGAGGAACAAAACGTAACTCTGCCTTAAATagcagagatcaggagaaggctgaagtgagtcgggctgaaggactcctggagcgacaggagcaggagattgctgagctgaggaggagagacgctgagctgaagcacctttcacacacagaggatcacatccatttcctccag agctgtcagtctctctgtgtccctcctggacctggagacttacccagcatcactgtcagtccacacatctcttttgaggctgcgaggaaatctgtctctgagcTGAAAGAGCGACTGGAGGACGTCTGCCAGGGGCAACTGCTGAAAATGGCTGAATCAG TGAAAGAAGTACATATTGTAGAGCtcaggaccagagaggatttcttacagt ATTACTGTCacctcacactggaccccaacacagcaaGTAACTGCCTCTACCTgcctgaggggaacagagaggctAACCGTTTGAGGGAGCTCCAGTCCTatcctatctatctatctttctaA